From a single Clostridia bacterium genomic region:
- a CDS encoding tRNA 2-thiocytidine(32) synthetase TtcA, producing MKAILSRLRRAVHQFDMIRDGDSIAVGVSGGKDSMAL from the coding sequence TTGAAGGCTATACTCAGCAGGTTGAGGCGGGCAGTACATCAATTTGATATGATTCGTGATGGCGATAGTATCGCTGTAGGCGTTTCCGGGGGAAAAGACAGCATGGCGCTTT